Within the Peromyscus maniculatus bairdii isolate BWxNUB_F1_BW_parent chromosome 2, HU_Pman_BW_mat_3.1, whole genome shotgun sequence genome, the region TGCAGCAACTTTACCCTTTCCTGCTTCCACAACAGGGCCCGGATGAGGCTGCCAttctccaagaggaaaaaaacaagaagaaatccTTGCAGTCAGGTGGGCTGAGCAGTAGTAGTGGATTTTGTGAGGGAGTTGGTCAGGGGACCGCAGGAGTAACGATCCTGTCTACCTTCCTCCCAGAACAACAGCTGGTGCAGTTGACACAGCAGCTGGCCCAGACGGAACAGCACCTGAACAATCTCATGACCCAGCTGGACCCCCTTTTTGAGCGGTGAGCATTTGTGGGGTGAGTGGGGAGCCACGGAGAGAGATGGAGCAGCCCCTGAGTGGGTGTTTCTGCAGGGTGACTACTCTGGTTGGAACCCAGCGGGAACTCCTAAACATGAAGCTCAAGACCGTGCACCAGCTCCTACAAGACTGCAAGCCTGGCACGGGTGTGCCAGCTCCAGGTACACGATCGGGAAGCGGTGGCTGGGAGACGGAGGCCCTGACACTGGAGCAAGCCGGTCTTTCCCTCACAGAGGCCAGCGTACCCTTTCCTGAGGATGTGGGGCAAGAGGACCAACAAGAAGCGGAAGACAGTCAGGCCTGGGAGGGGCCCGTAAACTGGAGCCCAGATTCATGGAACCTAGCTCCTTCCTGGGAGGTGCAGCAGGGGCTGAGGCGAAGATGGCCCAAGACTGTGACAGAGGACCCAGCAATGAAGGGGGGACAGCCACTGGAGGGTTAGTAAAACCAGGTCACCTTGTCCTGGGTGCTCCTCTGTGCTTTTCCTGCTCCCAGCTGGTCGGACACAGGAATAAGAGGTACTGAAGCCGACTGAGCCTCCCAGAAAAGGTTCCCTTATTAGGAAAAGAGAATGCCTTCCAGAATTCCTGAGGCTCCTGATACGGCAGCCATCGAAGCTCAAACGCCTTTTTCTTGTGGTTTAGACAGAAGGGTCTTTCCAAAAACACAATAAAACGCACTTTATTAAAATCCAGtaggaaaataaattatagaacTTGTACAAAATAGGAGGTAGTTCAGGAAGATctagagttcaaggacagcctgggctatataaaaccttgtcttaagaaaagaaaggaactgTATACagtagccaggtgtggcagcatacACCTGTAAACCCAccacttgaaaggctgaggcaggaggatttcaagttcacaGTCAGCCTGGatcacatagtaagaccctgtctcaaaaaataaaagaaaccacgGGTAACAAAAAGTGGCCTCTTTGCAAAGCTGCAAACTGAGTCA harbors:
- the Ccdc107 gene encoding coiled-coil domain-containing protein 107 isoform X2, whose amino-acid sequence is MAGAGPVSSVLGLLLVSALFGALGERRSPDLGAHPERRSQVGPGATEPRRRPPPKDQRERARAGALPLGALYTAAVVAFVLYKCLQGPDEAAILQEEKNKKKSLQSEQQLVQLTQQLAQTEQHLNNLMTQLDPLFERVTTLVGTQRELLNMKLKTVHQLLQDCKPGTGVPAPGTRSGSGGWETEALTLEQAGLSLTEASVPFPEDVGQEDQQEAEDSQAWEGPVNWSPDSWNLAPSWEVQQGLRRRWPKTVTEDPAMKGGQPLEG
- the Ccdc107 gene encoding coiled-coil domain-containing protein 107 isoform X1; the encoded protein is MAGAGPVSSVLGLLLVSALFGALGERRSPDLGAHPERRSQVGPGATEPRRRPPPKDQRERARAGALPLGALYTAAVVAFVLYKCLQGPDEAAILQEEKNKKKSLQSEQQLVQLTQQLAQTEQHLNNLMTQLDPLFERVTTLVGTQRELLNMKLKTVHQLLQDCKPGTGVPAPEASVPFPEDVGQEDQQEAEDSQAWEGPVNWSPDSWNLAPSWEVQQGLRRRWPKTVTEDPAMKGGQPLEG